The DNA window ttttaaaggaatagtcttGATTTTGagtgttagatgagaagacCGATACGATACCACTCcatgtctgtatgctaaatatgtaGCTAGTAGGGGGTTTGCTGAGCTTTGCATAAAGACTATGAAGGCTTCattccaaattgcatactttttatttgtatctttagtatatactgcagctgcccttataaAGTGCATACTGTTGCATGTAGTACGCATACAATgcggacatactaaatctttttctagCGTACTAaataaatagtatggtagtatggatATTGGAACGCACAGACTAACTGAAAAACTATCTGGCAGATAGTtagcacacacactgtatcttAGCTGACAATGATTaaggaaaaaaatgcatgaaatgtAATGAGCTTAAAGTGATACTTACATCTGGAAAGTGACAGTCTTCCGAAAGTGCACCGGCCTACAGAATAATGTGTTGTCCACCAGTGATCCAGATGCACACACTCCAATCTCACCTTCTCAccatcttttatatatttaactcCACCAGGTATTAACTGAGGATATTCATCAGTGTTCACACTGCAGAAGGCAGCTGCataacagaaacaacaacaacaaaaaatgttaactttttttCCAGTCAAACTCTTTGATGGACTTTTACAATTGACTTGTTTTTACCTCTGCAGGTTGGTACTTCTGACCACGTGCCATCGCTGTAACACACCACGTCCTCTGGACCCACTCGTTTGTAAAACTGAGCGCATTGGTACCTCAAAAACATTAGATAATTTCCCACGACATCACCATTAGGAACTACGGGATGGTTTCCACAGTTCCTgactgaaatagaaaaaaagaaaaaaaaggtttttggaAACAAATATTTCAAGCTGTCAAAATTTCACCCAAATTGGGATTTCCTCAGCGCTTTACCTGTCTCATTGCAgtcctgaaatgttttaatcttGGTTCAACCATGTTAACCACGGTAATTTTGTTTTGAAacatgctgtataaataaagttaattatATATGATGTAAAAGGAGTTATTAatgtacttatttacttattgtgATTTGATGTTCAGTCTCCATCTCATTCGACCCAGAGCTGCCAGAAGATCCTGTAAAATACAGTGGACACACCACTTAGTATCGCACTcggatgttgtttttatttatttccttcagAATTTGATGATACAGAAGAGGAAATTTAATTGTATTTGACATTTAAGAAATAATAGTCTTCATCTCATACAAATCATAACCTACCTCCACCCACAGGTGGTGTCCCTCTACCAGTTGATGTAGTGTGTCCCCTACCTGCAGATCCACCATCTCCAGTACCCGGTCTGCTGCCTAAGTGGAAAATAAAGACTTTAGATATACAGTGTATACATATTCTATAGTGAGATTAGATAAATGGATATACTAATTCATATTTACTTCATATTTACCAAttacttaaacctgttttaattgtttttaccATTTGGGGgcaacagaacaacaacaagctAACAAAGGCAATGAAGAAGTTGTCAAGTGAACAGTTTTGATTTCAAACGTTTAGGAAAAATCAGCTTTGCAAATgatttatgaggaaggaaacgCATTCAAAACATTTGTTAGGCTTCAAGAATACACATGTAGTTAATTTTGGTGAGTAAcagtaaatgtaaaaagaaacacaGGGCATCTGtatgaggggtggaagtaacCAAAATTAACTGATGAAAATGTCAATTGAGAAATGGAGCCATAAAttggatttgaaatgaaaaatggagtgataaatcatcaagtgatttgattaatttatagtcgatttgactaaaacagttgtgatatgatgaaaacagagtcatgtttcatcattttcaccatcttacattcatcattcataatttacaacacaaaattgccatttatcatttaaagaAGCCTcaagggtggaagtaacaaaaaataattgaagaaaagggaagtgatggaaatgtatgtgaattgaaaaatagagtgataaattatgtatatacatataacactcacacgcgcacacacacacacacacacacacacacacacacacacacacacacactcacacgcgcacacacacacacacacacacacacacacgcacgcacacacacacacacacacacacacacacacacacacacacacacacacatatacgtatatatacatatatacatatatatacacatatatacacacacatatatatatataaaaaataatttataaactaattatttcacattacacaaactaatgataaacagaaacagaaattatagcactACTAagaattagtaaacattattaattatcatttcattgtttgttaacagtaaaatcacTATTAACTATGTTCAATTAACTATAAATTTACCAtatataaatgatggttattataaagtgttgatgTTAGACACATAAACCAAGTCATGTAAAAAGAATCTGAATGACTTGCTTGTTGTGAAATGGATCCTCTCATTGGAGCCAGAGGAGGTAGACAATCCTGTAAGATAAAGACACACCAGTTATTACTGTATCACTTTGGGATGTTCTTTGGCGTTTCTTCCTGATTCAGAGTAACGTCTAAACAATTTTCCCAGAGAGATCTTTATTTGAAACAGACTTTAACTTGACACTGGCCGTTATTCCTACCCTGTTATACAAGTATATTGAACATATTTGTTAAGATGTCTCCCTGTTTTTAGTGAACATCAATGTTAAACTTAAGCTAAACAGGCATGTTAACGTCTGTGACATATGCACAGTAGTCACAGACACAGTTTAATCACTTCCTTACACTTTTGCTTTGCATTTTTGGTATTGGATAGTtggttagaaaaaaacatcacccTCCAAATTCTTTAGATACTGAGTATCAATCTTTTTAGAAAAACccaaagcttgacaggcctgTCATGTCTTATGGTTTCTACACTATGGTTGGACAATCGCTGTTCAGGGACTGGGTTTAGTGATCAATTGTCTCCTTTGCGTTCaataaaaagtatttataaTCACGTCATAGCTCAGCACATTGTCCACTTACTGCACGTTGGGCCTTCAGTCCAGTTTCCAGCAATGCAATAGATGGACTTTTTGGTGTCTGCTCCCTCTACAGTATATCCATCttcacattcatactgcactgCTGTACCTCCAGGAAACACCTCCTGGTATTTCTGATGAATGATGACGGCATGGGGGACTTTAGGGGGCTCACTGCATGCATGGATACTCTCTGTAAAAATAAGCACAATTGTCATAAAAAGAAGAGATAAAAGATGAGTGGTTGGCTTGATTGACGCAGCAGGTAAGAATTAAAAGTGAGAATTACGTGTATTTGTATTACAGCTTTGCTGGTTTAGAACATCAACATCTGACAGACTTACTCTCACAGATCGGCACAGAGGTCCATGCTCCATTTACACATTCAGCTGTGATGTCCCAGTCTTTGTGTTCATATCCTTCATTACATGTTATCCAGATTTTGTCTCTCTCCTCATACCAaccatttgtgttttcagtgtatTTAGCATTGGGGATAGTTGGTGGCATACAGGCTTTTTCatctgaggggaaaaaagaacaaaactacAGTCAACATTTTCATACTTTACAGAACGACTTTTATGAAATGATGACACTTTCTAAAGACAAAGTAAATTATCTACTTGTGTCCATATCACAGGTTTCAAGTTGTGAATAGTTCGATTTAAGAGTGATGCTTCCTTCTCAGTTTCATTTGAATCATTTTTCAAGGCTTAAAGATGTTAAACTATACATAGTTTCACACTAAAGAAGCAATGATTagagacaaaataaacaaaactttgTGTAACagaatttagtttttgttttcttatttcctACTGGTGACCTCTTTGATTCATCTCGTGACCACTTGTGGGGTCCCAGGTTTAAAATACCAATAAATGTCTTTATAAATGACTTGCACTTTAAACGATATGAAGCAGGTGGTTGCTCCAGGAagacatttatttgttacagGTGGAgcaacacatttttcatttgcaaTTTTACTTTATTATGTATTGAGATAATTGAAGACATTATTCCTTTGCAGCATACACAGTATTTCACGACCACTTTGAATTTGAAGGTTTCAAAGCACCTACAGACAACCCAGTAGAGATACTTATGGAACACTTACCTATACATTGTGGTTCATGAGACCATTTTCTATTTAGACATGTGCTTGTTGCCCACCAACCCTCCACTGATGGTTTACGTCCAACATTGCAGGTATAGGTCAGCTTTGTTCCATGAGAATAAGTCTCTTGCTTTGGGGCAAAGAAACCACCATCCAGTCTGGGAGCACTACACGACTGTGTTGCACTTTGcgctgaaataaaataataagcacGATTACTCGACAGTGACTATATTTGTTTTCAACAAATTCAAATGGTTGTATGTGGAAGTATTAAATTTTCTCACCATGAAGCGCTCCAGGAAACCAAATCAGAAGAACAAATCCAAGATATCTGATGCACATTTTGACAGCAATGAAATCATCCCACGACAAAGTAGAGAGCCGAGTCCAGATCAGAATCAGTTAATTATTGCTGAGAGCGTTTCACCAAAACATTTGTGGAGTAAACACTCCTGTTGCTCTGgagccaaaagaaaaaaaagggcaaaCAGGCTTCATGCTCACACCtacagaagaggagaaaaaacatacatacactcTAAGTtagtctttcttcttcttcttacacaGACAGAAATCCCCTCACAAAAGCATGTTTGTTAGAATTAATTTACTTATTATGAGAAggaaaatgtttggatcacTCCAGATTCAGATCAGTCACTTTTGCAAAAGTATCCTGTTTAAATGGGGCTCGaaacaaacattattttatagttttgttttcaGTATTGCTTTTTGACCTCAGATGATACTGTCCATTAAATTAGTTCATTAACTTCAAGGAGCAGcacagttgttttttaattcagGCTATTGTATTAATTCCACATGAGTCAACTATCAAACTAGTTAACTTGGGAAAGGCCTGTGACAATGATTAATTTGTCCCTATATACCAGATAACCTCAGATCATTTGATTTACATCTCTTTACAAAAatcaattttattatttagagTCCAAATTTCAAAATGATTTCCCGGACTGGTGTGATCAGAGGTCAGTCTcctgattcaaatatttatccaGCCAGGTTTTCACAACTTCTGGGTTAACAGAATGATctaaaaacacataattaacATTACATGATTCAATCTGATGTTCTCTTAAATGACAGCTTGACAATTTCTGTGAGCTGTTCAGAGGAAATACTTTGCTTTGCTGAAATCTGTGAcggtttattacattttatatacacTAAACATGTACATTCAATCATGTACAGTGTGAGTGAGTTACCTCCATCTGCACCTGCTATGACTCttgcagataaaaacaaatattatctTGAGATCAAGTCAGCCTTCCACATTTTATGAGAAGTCTTTAGCTGCAGCTTCATACAGGAATGTATTTCAATAATAGTCATAGATTCTGTGTTTCTTCATGAGGAGGAAGGAGTAGTATGTCATTTTGAGAATGTTTAACTATTCaattgaagttttttttagaaaaaaatacacatcataCACAAATGATCATTCAAAGCGGAGTatcttcatactgtatattgtacaaCATGTCTGAAGGGGATCTTTAAGCAATCAAATATAAAAAGGAGGAATTATGTCTCATTTtaagtcaaattaaaatgtttaaatccaGTCGTCACCACATTTTCAATGCACAATGGCATTAGTTACAAATACCCCTAAagcatgataaatataataaaatgttacaTCTGTTTAACTTAAACAAGTTGTTATAATCTCCTGTAATGATCATTTTTAGCCATGTTAGCAGCATGGCTTTATATGGATATTAATGTTGATTGGtcagtcagtccaccactttggtccagactgaaatctCTCTACAACTATATGATGGATTGCTGTGAAATTTGGTGCACACATtaatgtccccctcaggatgaattgttgTAACTAGTAAGCTTAGTATCATTTAATTTGTCCTATAATTTGGTTTATaactaaatacctgcaaaacttaTGACACCATGGCCCAgggggtagagcgggtcgtcctttaatcacaaggttggtggttcaatccccggctcctacaCTGTCTACGTGTaaatgtgtccttgagcgagatgctgaaccccaagttgcttcccgggcgctttacagcagcccactgctcctaacatgcttaggatgggttaaatgcagaggtcaaatgtcaaataaacattatacctgcttagcGTTAGCATTTTATCATTGCCATCGTCAACATGTTAGCATGAAGCTCAAAGCAGCTGTgtctaaatgctaacgtcagagCAGCTAGGATGGCTGTAGACTCCTTAACTATGTGTTTACCTATAGAGAGCCTACGTCATGCCAttacgccatgaatcacacatatgatgtttgtcaatttaaaagacaattctgcaagtcaagaaagtcacagttcaTCGTGGGTTTGtggtagtatcatttagttttgtgtgaaaccgctcagtgaactacatctctcgtctcgcacgatatacgtcaccaacactagctagatAGATAAcgtagctatgttccacgcacagatgaaacgttatcttaactgatgtgttttatgcagcgactcctggtctctttatcagccgggaagagagagaacgatcagacccgttgctggtgtgagtacaacccagtatgaaacacacaggtatcgtagcttcagagagagagatacctCACAtacgcaattcaaacgggatcaaaaacatatttgtctctcttcgttgactaccgttcatatttcttccgaaataaggtcccatagGGTCCACCAGAAGGGCGTGACTTAGGCTCTCTATTGGTTTGTGGTGATTAAATTGAATCAGTACACTTATGATTCTGTCGATGAACCATCATGAATTGTGCTTCCACATTAGTGTTAGTTATGCAGCCACAGGCCTACCTGTATTTCAAAGATACATGGCTTCAGATGATACTTTGCCAGAAAAGCTGTAAATGGAAATTTGGACAGTGGTGTTTCGAAAATGGACAATTGCTTTGTGAGTCTGTCGGTCCGTGTGTCTGCATACTTCACAGTGATGCTGTCTCAAGTATATCAATATAAGAAGAGCTAACACTTTGTGATATATCCATATTTAGTGGAGACTGTTCCACAGAGTGTGttgagaaaataatacaaagatcTCTGTTAAGATTTCTATAGTGAACATTTTATTCAGACTTCGGTTAGACCATATAAACGTTGtttttattcactgtatatCTTGTGTTATTAGTGAAAGAGTTCCAATCATAAAGATACAAACTGACTGTTAAAGAAAAATCAGCTCCAACATTGTGGTATGTATTTTcaatcaaaatgaaaagaagcaacaactggtttaaaaaaaatcaaatacaaatgTGACTGACGATGTGTTTCTGGGCGTAGTTGTTTTCTGGTGGAGATAGCAAGTTTCCGTTGTGTTGTCAGTCCAGCAGTGATTTCTCTGCTGTGCTTTAATAGCAATATCCCTGTTACAACACAGACAATAAGCAATAATGTTAACAGTTTAAAACTGCTGGATAAAATAACGTTAAAGTGCTaccaacaataaacacacaaaaaaactgaacaatcatgtaattatttgaaaaatagaTCCAAGAATAACACTTACGTGGTCATGGTCATATTGATGACAACCTAAAAATAACCCAATAACAATAATTAGCTATCATTTAGTTGTTTgtgaacagtaaaataactattaactaaatttaattaactatcaatttaccatttctaaatgatggttattataaagttttACTGCTTATTTCAAAGAGTTACTAAAGTCACATGATTTGGATATTTTCATGTCAAATTTAGGGTTATACTCATATACCGTATGTTATCTGACAATAGAAATGCTGAAACTAAAAGCATTGTGGCAAATTACAATGTAAAGAGCATGCTTATATACTTACACCGGGAATAAGATAGTCTTCCATCAATGCACTGAATAAGGCTGGTGTAAGTAGACGGCCAAATACATGGAATGAACTGCGGCACTCCTTCCTTTATATATACATCTCCAGATAGTTTAAGATTGGTTATAGGAGGTCTCAGGAGACAGAAACGCTCTGCacaaaattaacagaaaaaaCATATCTATAATTTGGGTAACATCGTTAACAGACATTGGGAATGAAAAATATTGGTAGTGACTTGTTTATACCTTCGCAGATGGGTAGTTGTGACCAACTGCCATCACTGTAACACCTCACGGTGTCTGGACCGACTTGAGTGTAAAAGGCATTACATTGGTATTTCAGAAACATTGGCTCCTTTTTCACAACATCCCCGTTTGGAACGATTGGGTGTGTTCCACACCGAGtgactaaaattaaaaaaagaggtTATTTAATATTATCATAGAATCTCAGTGAAATAGTGATCACAGCAGCAATAGCACAACTTATTGTTATACAATAAACATTAATCAGCCTGTTATTTTGTTTACCTAAAACCTTGATGACtggctttttaaataaatttaattctTGTTTTCCCCATCTGTTATTCCCTTGCACTGTGGTCTTTGCCACCTGATGACGCCAGCTTCACAGGGAGTGTAACACACAGACAATACACACTATCCCTACCACATCCCACCCTCTCCTATGCAGGCACCCCAACCAATCATTACCAGTCATTAGTGCAGTGATAAATAcatgatccctcactggcttcccaccaGCAAACCAGTTTTAGTTGTTACACTTCCAAGCCAGAGGTACCACTACTGAGAGCTGAAAACCAGCAAACTCTGCAGTAATGGGCAAACGTTTTGACCCCAAACCACTCAGAAAGACTGCACTCAATCGATACAGATTTCTTTTAAATAACTAGTGGCTATAAattcagtttttattattacagtaactggtcagtgaagaaaaaaatattagaaatttacaatggtaacactttataataaccagcattaataaatggtaaattgataattaattaaactttagttaatagttaatttactgttaagcaatgaaatgataattaataacatttaccaattattagtaatgccataatttatatatatatatatatatatatatataaatgatatatatagtaaggtataatatatatatacatatacacatatacatatacacagtacatatatatacagtatttatatatatatatatatatatatacatacagatatacatacacatatacagtatatacatatgtacacacatatacatacagatatatacatgtatacatatgtacacatacataaatacatatgtatacatatacatatatacatactgtatatgcatatacatatacacatatatgcatatacagtatgcatataCAAATAtctaaaacatctataaacattacatggaTAGTTGGACCAGATATTTtcaacactttgttaatggttaataattgatttgtaAACCATTTATGCAATCgatgattataatatttaattaaatggttaataaatactttttaaagcatctataaacatgatttagatcGATTGTttatactttgtcaatggttaataattggtttctggtccatttATCTAtga is part of the Sebastes umbrosus isolate fSebUmb1 chromosome 12, fSebUmb1.pri, whole genome shotgun sequence genome and encodes:
- the LOC119498603 gene encoding complement factor H-like isoform X6; amino-acid sequence: MCIRYLGFVLLIWFPGALHAQSATQSCSAPRLDGGFFAPKQETYSHGTKLTYTCNVGRKPSVEGWWATSTCLNRKWSHEPQCIDEKACMPPTIPNAKYTENTNGWYEERDKIWITCNEGYEHKDWDITAECVNGAWTSVPICEKSIHACSEPPKVPHAVIIHQKYQEVFPGGTAVQYECEDGYTVEGADTKKSIYCIAGNWTEGPTCRLSTSSGSNERIHFTTSSRPGTGDGGSAGRGHTTSTGRGTPPVGGGSRPGTGDGGSAGGGHTTSTGSGTQPVGGGSRPGTGDGGSAGGGHTTSTGSGTQPVGGGSRPDTGDGGSAGRGHTTSTGRGTPPVGGGSSGSSGLNEMETEHQITTIRNCGNHPVVPNGDVVGNSQRFLRYQCAQFYKRVGPEDVVCYSDGTWSEVPTCRAAFCSVNTDEYPQLIPGGVKYIKDGETVRLECVHLDHWWTTHYSVGRCTFGRLSLSRCCDWLDLKRNKC